The following is a genomic window from Pyricularia oryzae 70-15 chromosome 5, whole genome shotgun sequence.
CATCATCGACAAGCGGGAGCAAGAAAAGGCAGAATGCAAGGCCCAGGGCATTCCGGCACCTGTGTACAACGATGCCATCGAGTGGGTCGCTGCCGAGGCTGATCCCAACGATCCCGTCTTTAAACTGGGGGATTTCCAGATTGGGTTATCGGTCGCGGCTATCCATACGAGTTCGGATCTGTTGGGCTATACATTATTATGGCTGGCAGCATCCGACCCAGCGTATATAGACGCGTTGAGAAAGGAAATAGTCGAAGTACTAGGGAAAAAGGGATGGAAGAAAACCTCCTTGGTATCTATGAAACTACTTGACAGCACCATCAAAGAGGCACAACGGCTCAAGCCTGTCCAGCTTGGTAAGATGATAATCTATCTCCCCACTGTTCCCTTCCCTGCAACGCGCAGAATATTCTCGGCTTGTCTCTGACCCCACCCAAAAAATACAGCCATCATGCAGCGCAGGGCAATGAAGGATATCGAGTCCGAGGGCGGCGTCACGGTGCGCAAAGGAGAACTTGTGGCCATCGATTCCAACCGCCTTCGTGACCCGGCCTACTATCCGAACCCTGATACGTTTGATCCCTATCGCTTTTACAACGCTCGCAAACAACCAGGAGGTGAACACAAAGCCCAATTTGTTTCCGTCACGCCCGACCACCTTACTTTTGGGTACGGCAAATACGCCTGCCCGGGCCGCTTTTTTGCTGCAAACGAAATCAAATTGGCCCTTTGCCACTTGCTGCTCAAATACGACTGGAAATTGCCCGAGAAGgcgccgcccaagccatTGATCATTGGGATAGATCCGCTTGTCGACCCGGAGGCCAGACTGTTGTTTAGGCGGCGCAAGGAGGAAATCGACCTGGATTCTCTCGATGTCGAAAACGAAGAGTAGGATTACATCTCAAGTGTTGCAGCGGCTGTTATCTTTGCGGGTTGTGTTGACTATGTTTATGTCTCGCTTGTCTTAGTTAAGGTGTTGCTCAGTTGGATTGTACGCATTTCTTGTGTTTGTGTTAAAATGCGAGTTTGATAGGTTAATTTCGGCTTTGCAAATCTATGACTGTATCAACCTCCCACGCACTGCCTTTCCCATCTCACACACGAAGCTTTTCGCGAGCTATTCCGACATTGTTTTGGATTACAAAACGTTATTCACAGCCATCAGAGATAACTTGCTTGTGTTGGGACTGGAGGTCCCCACAATGCCATTTAACTTCCGTCAAGACTGCCGCTCGTCTGACTGCGAATTCGAACTTGTTATCGAGCCAATTCTGCGCTAGGAAGCGGCTTTACTCCAGAATGCTGTTTCTGGTTGGAATGGAGGTCGTCGGCGGGGGTTTCACGTGCCAAGTAAATTTTAAAAATTCGACACGCGCCGGACCCTTTAACAAACGAAGAGCTGAAATGCCCACTCCGAGACCGAATAACGTAACAGGCGTTAATCTTTACTTTACCCATATGTTAAGCTTGGCTGATCTGCCCGGTCGACGTTGCATTATGGAATTTTGGAATGAATATCAGACGTAAAGGATGTGGACATTTGACTCGTCATTGtactaacgttgcgtaccccctgttcggcaccccccctgttcggcaccctgaaaatctaacaacgaaatgcctacttttataaactgatttaaatataaaattatcaacggacaaaaatacaatcgttttcacgcttctccggttcattaacctcttcttcatcagctaaaggttccaaattttctatatcattttcctgcaatccaataatgttctgtttgttaaccaaaagctcgtttggatccggaaccaccctcctccttttaaccggccgtattgcctccagttgtgcttccaataagctgattttttgctgggcgctagccaaaagggtatctttggcttcgaagcttttttggacttttgcaaataaaagacgtgaagtagcgttggttttgttggattgggaaagtttttgcagttgaagtcggatatctcgggtcgttttaggggttttccaaataagtaaagacgggtcgttaattttttgggctgggctttccggtgttttatccctttgcaaaccgttgtttttattttttataacgttggcgttgctattttctaacaaaaaagggcttaaaagtggtttaaccaagtttaccggccataaccccgttgtacgccaaccagattgaatggtttttgctataaatgcttttaatctggcttttcgataacaaagtaggaaatttcgttttccaataactgttgaacagcaaaattggctaacaaatccaagttgacgtcgataagcttcttttaacggcccaaaaaccgatagatccaatggttgaagaacgtgtgacgaatgagggggtaaatataggagttgaatattattttgcaagcaaagaagcataaattcgtccgttatatgtgatccatggccatccaaaactaataaccgcttttcaggggttaaaggttgggtatacggaataaacaccttttttaaccattcgatagccgtttggttatttgtccacccgttttcggttgcatgaaattgccaattatcgaaagggcttaaatccgtgggaaaccattgttgttgtacgttttttcccttaaatataacgaggggagggagggcaacgcccgtagccgatatacattcgattatagtcgtccaaccacgcgttccgggctcttttcgttgcaacggccggatcccgttaagccctaatactaggccattagatcctttgccttccattataccggtttcgtccatattccaacggttttccggtttaatagcgttaataaccgggttcgtaatataaagccaccaagatttaattacctccgtagtagcgccattaacccgggcgttatctattcgacggggcctttgggttttaaggattggataacgagccaaaaaacgagttatccaacgttttccaaggccttttgtctctccggcggcttgaagaattcgttcggcaaaaaagcgtaattcttgatgcgttggcggaagccctaaagctgtttgggtaagtacccaatcagccaaatgcttttcccgctccgtggaaagcctttgaaaagggctttgtgcttttttataaggttgagaacctttaagtcgactttgaagtgtagacctaggtattccccattttcgggaggtttttgcaattggattgccattattgacgtcgttaattgcagatataagctgtttttcagtatattgcttcattggaaaatggagaattaaaatcagaaaaaagtaaatccaaaagtgacagattcatcgagatatttataatagaagttggaggataaaaataaaagtgttgttatttttgggtgccgaacagggggggtgccgaacagggggtacgcaacgttataccTTGGTTTAACTTTTTGGTCTTGTCAAATGGATAGTGGTGTCGTTCCACTCGGATACCTTTAGACCCCACTTTTCTCCGAGAGGCTCCGTAGTCCGGACTTTGTTACAGGGCAGAGCTGGGCGGGTGAACCATTAATCCATATGGACCGAAGCACCGGTAGAGGTTTGAGGGAATCCGGAAGCGATTCATTTCTCGGGTCAAGGATGCAACGAGATTATGTGATTTTACTGCAGCTAAAACTGATTGGCAGCACTAAATGATAACAGTTTCAAGTTCTGCTCGTATAATCGTACCTTTTCTAACACGAGGGCAAAAAATTCGCTGCTGGTAATTACTGGTCCTCGTCGTGTCTGCGGGTAGTGAGGTTAAACCTCCGAAACGCAAGCTCACTTTTACCAACATTTCACTCAATCACCATGAGCCGTTTAGACCTCATTCACGATCTTCGCTCGTTTGCCTTTGGGCAACCATTCTGGCACTATGTTTGGTTCGCCTTGTTTCTGGTGAGTTTGATCAAACATTTCCCCAAGCCTACTTGCCAGTAGACGGCTGACTTGTACATAGACCACTTGCTACTATTTGGCCACAACGGTATACTGTGTCTATTTCCACCCCCTGGCAAAGTACCCAGGCCCTCGGCTTTACGCCGCGTCGCAAATCCCGTATGCTGTGGTCTTTGCATTTGGCGACGGCCACAATACCATTGCCCGCCTGCACCGGGAATACGGCAAGGTCGTCCGCATCGCGCCAGACCGGCTTTCATTCAGCTCCCCAGATTCGTGGAACGAGATTATGGGCCATCAAAAGAAGGATCGCAACAGAGAGCATGGCAAGACACCAAACTTCTACGATCCACTGAGCATTCCTGGGACAGACCGCGAAGCCCACGCTCGGCAACGCCGAATATTGGCCGTCGGCTTTTCGGCCAGCTACATTGTGGAACAAGAATCCATCATTCATTACTACGTCGGCCTGCTTATGAACAGGCTTAAAGAGAACGGACAGGACGGGACCAAGCCTTTGAACATGGTGAACTGGTTTAACTGGACAACATTCGACATCGTGGGTGATTTGGCTTTTGGAGAATCGTTTGGTTGCCTCGAGACTGGCGTTTACCACCCGTGGGTGTCTCTTATGTTTACACATGTCAAGCTCGGAGCCTGGAATTACGCCATTGCACAGTTTCCGACCTTTTCCAAGATTATTCGATCATTTGTGCCCAAAAGCATGACCAAGAAGGTTGAGGAACATCACGCCTACACTCGAGATCTGGTGGACAGAAGACTTGAGACCGACTCTTCACGCCTTGACCTCTTCCGTGCAATGGCGCACCCACGAGACGGATTGGTAGGTGAATCCAGATCAACAAGGCTCGGAAAAAAAGCATACTTTGACAGCTGACTCTCTGCCGCACAGTCCATGTCCAAAGAAGAGATTTATAGCAACACTGGCACACTGGTGGAGGCCGGCTCCGAGACCACCTCGACCGCGCTGTCAGGAGTTCTTTTCCATCTGCTGAAAAGTCCAGAGGCCATGAAGAAAGTCAAGGACGAGATCCGCGGTACGTTCAAGAGCGAGGACGAAATTACCTACGTCAGCGTGCAGAACTTGGAGTATTTGAGCGCTTGTGTCCGCGAAGGCCTGAGGATTTATCCGCCCATCCCGAGCACCGTTCCTCGCATCACACCGAAAGATGGCAGTATAATCTTTGGTGAATGGGTGCCCCCAGACGTAAGTCGTGCTGTTCTTCTGCTGCTTGATAAAGCACAAGGCATGGATAAAAGAGCTCACCAAATGTGAATTCCCGCAGACTAAACTCGACATTTGGCAATTCCCCCTGTCCCGCAACGAAAAGTTCTTCAAGGACGCAGACAAGTACGTGCCAGAACGTTGGCTTGGCGATCCCAGATACCAGTCCGACTGCAGGGAGGCGTCCCAACCCTTTTCCGTTGGTCCTCGCGATTGCCTGGGAAAAAAGTAAGTCACGCAATCAACTACTACTCAGCGCAACTGAGCCATCTTCGCACTATTATTATCGCGCTAATGTTTTTGGAACCCAACAGTATTGCGAACGGCGAGATGCGCATCATTCTCAGTCGTCTACTCTGGAACTTTGACGTTCGACTGGCCGATGATAGCGTCGACTGGGACCAGGGGCAGAAGGTTTACATCATCTGGCTCAAGTCTCCATTGAACGTTTATCTCACGCCGGTCAAAAGATCCTAAATACGGGCAAATTGATAGGGTGAAGCGCCCCATTTGCCAAGCGCCAAGCTGGGGAATGCAGGAAACAAGCTGAGCAGAGGAATGTGCTTGTGGTCCGTGGATATGAAACTTATGCCAACCATCGTGTGGAGCGCAGGCGAACGAATGAAAGGGCTTGTGAGGGTTCTTGTTATGTGCAATTCATGTTTAATATCGCTCGTCAAAATTTGTAGCAAGATTAACTATATTTTACTGCCTCTCAATTTTCCTTGTTCGCTCCAGTCTCATACGGTAGATGGCGTTCCTTGGCTAGGATGTTTCAGATGTATATTTGGATACGAAGCAAGAGATGAGCCACACATAATGTGAATGTGTTGGCTGCTCTGCGTCACGAAATCGGTGCGGCTTGCTGTACTTTCCCAGCATCTTGAAACTCTCTGGATAGCTAGTGCTCCCACCTCAACAAGAGCAGTCCTTCTCTCTGCAGAAAGTGTCCGTTCACATAGTCACATCATTATTTTGATGGATGACAAAGCCGTCGGAGGGTTCCACGTCCGTGATAGAGCTGTGCCAAGTAACCGATGGGATAAGAATAAAAGTGGAACCGACTTGTACGCGTTCCTGCCAGGCATAGGAAttccgaaaaaaaagccaaaatcCATTCGGGACCAGGAATTCGATTCGGCAAACAGTAGCGAGGAGAAGGTTCCATATTGTCGGAAGCGTTAAGTTCGGAAGTGGGTCACCATGATTCAGGACCGCACTCCGGTACGGTCCGGAGTGGGCCTTCGGGCCTGCGGAGAGCCGGGGAGAGCAACTCTGGTGCCAGGATTGTGTATACAGGATGATCAGCCACTCTCGAAAGTTTGTCTCAACATGTTGCCGACTGGCCGGAAGCATATGATGACGAGACAAAACGTCTCGTTGAATTATATGAATAGAATCCGCTTGTAGCAGCAAACTAGTTACATATTACTCAACGCTTCCTGTATCGTGAATTAGACGATAAACAGCAAACAAACGATTCCACTGGTTCAAACGGTCCAGTGCTACACGCTGTTTTCTGGTTCAATTAGTAACCCTTCCATATGAGATCCCTTGTATCCGCTCTAATACCTTAGTTTTACCTGCCATCGAAAGCACAAGCATCCAATATGGGATCCATTGACGACAGCGAATTAATCCTCAGCCATCAAGGCCTTTCCGCAAGCAACCACGACCAAGTATCCGACAGAACTACAGCCTTTTGGAGGCAGAAATTCGAGGGATTAGAGGCCTCGGTGTTTCCTACACTCCCCTCTTCCGGCATTGATGTTTTGCGCCCTGAGAGACAGTCGGAGCATTTTGTATCATACGACACAGCAGTAGCAGCGGATCTAGAGCCCGCAGTTCAGGCTTTTATCCCCCGCGCAGCTCTAGCTGTCCTGCTTTCAAGATACAGCAACTCATCCGAAGCACTCTTCGGCATTGCGATCAATCAGCCTCATCCCGTTGCAAATGATCCAAAGCAGTCGGCAGGCACGCGCCCGGAATGGCTTCTCGTGCCGACGCGTATCAACTGCGACAGTGATTTGAAAGGCGCAGACCTCCTCCGACATGTGGCGGCTGATGACGCGGCCATCCAAGAGTTTAACGCCTCTACTCTCGACCTCGAAAGCATTCGACATATGAGCGAGTACGGATCGGTTGCCTGTGGGTTTCAGACGGTCCTCAGAGTTGTTGTCACCGGGCAAACCGATGCGCAGGCTGCGGCGTCTGCTGGCGCGACGACCGGCGCGTTGGGAATCGCCAGCGACCGAGCCCTGTTGATCGATTGTTATATGGGCATTGGCTCGACATTTATTCGAGCTCAATATGATGATCGTGCTATTGACGGCCTGCAGGTGGCTCGGGTGCTACGACAGTTGGGCCTTTTAATCGAGCAGCTTCAGACTGGTTCAGTTCAACTGCCCATATCAAAGCTCAACGCAACGACACCGTCAGATCTGGAAGAGATCAGCAGTTGGAACTCCACGCCAATGCAGAAAAACGAAATTTGCATTCACGACTACGCCTTGGCATACGGACGCAAATTCCCTGATGCGATTGCCATAAGTTCCTGGGATGGCGAGTGGACATATGCCCAACTGGACAAAGTGACGTCGGACCTTGCGGACCACATTCTGACCCTCGGAGAGGTGGAGGTTGGTCAGGTGGTAGCTCTCTGCTTTGAAAGATCCAAATGGACTGTGGCCGCGATGCTGGCGGTGAACAAGGCCGGCCTAGCTTTCACCCTCGTCGACCCATCGCTTCCCCCGGCCAGGATCGCAAACATGTGCGAGCAAACGTCGGCGAAGCTTGCTTTTACTTCGCAGTCCAACTGGGCCACCCTGAATGCCATTGTTGACCGCTGCATCGTCCTCGACCAGGAGTTTGTCGAACGTATTCCTCAAACACCAGAGGACTCAGGGTCAAGGAAACTCAAACAACAGACACGCAAGCCGCAACCTTCCGACTTGGCATATGTCATATTTTCATCCGGTAGCACAGGCGAACCCAAGGGCAGCATGGTTGCGCATTGGAGCTTCACCTCGTCGGCGAGCGAGCTCTTCCCAGCGTTGGGCCTGGACCATACCACGCGCACTATTCAGTTTGCCTCTTATGCATTCGCCACGTCCCTCGTCGAGACGTTTGCTACGCTCGGACATGGGGGCTGCGTCTGCATCCCTTCGGCGGATGAGCGTATCAACGATACGGCAGGCTTTATCAACAGGAGCAAAGCCAACTGGGCCATCTTCACTCCATCATTCATCAGCAGTCTCCGTCCGGAAGACGTTCCCAGTTTAACAACGTTGGTGGTGGGAGGAGAACCATTGTCAACCGCAACAAGAGACGCGTGGGCGTCCAAAGTGAGGCTTTTCAACGGCTATGGGCTCAGTGAGAGTTCCGGAATGGCCGCCGTCCATAGGGTCCAGCCGGCCGTGCCAGAACCACACATCATCACCCGCACCGTATGCCTCCGCATATGGCTCACCGACCCTAATGATGTTGGTAAACTTGCGCCGGTTGGTGCCATTGGTGAAATCACGGTGGAGACTCCGTGTCTTGCGCTTGGATACCTTCCTTCGTCGTCGGCTGAAGCCAGATCCCGTTTCCTGCAAGAGGCGCCGAAATGGCGCCGTGAACGAGGCGCACCATACGAGGCCGAACCCTTTAGGATGTTCAGGACGGGCGACCTGGGTCGTTACAAGTCCGACGGGTCCATCGTATACCTTGGCCGCAGCGATTTGCAGGTCAAGATCAGAGGGCAACGAGTGGAAATGGGCGACGTGGAAACTAATTTGAGACGATTCCTTCCGAGCGATACACCCATACCCATCGTCGAGGCCATCCCGAGGCCAGACGGAAGAATGACTCTGGTGGCCTTTCTAACGGGCCCACTGGGCAAGGGCGACAAGGAGAGGACTGAGGAAACTTACGTTATCGCAGACAGTGCGGCGAGGCAGTCCATCACTTCGAAATTGCTCAAGGTCCTCCCCCAATACTGCGTGCCGACACACTTTATCCGTCTGAAGGAACTCCCCAAGACGGTTACAGGGAAGACGAGCCGTAAAGATCTCAGGGCTATAGGCGCCAGGCTCTTGTCCACTGCTGCCCAGGAGGGGTCGGCCATAGTGGCCATCCCAGAACCCAATGGTGATCTGGGCTCTGAAAAGGCGATTGCTCTTCGACGGGCTTGGTCGCAAGCTTTTGACCTGAACCCACAAGTCCCAGTGTCCGACTCGGTCAACTTTCTGGACCTTGGAGGGGACTCCATCACTGCCATCAAGCTGGTGAACCTGGCGAGGGAGCAAGGTGTCACGCTCAAGGTGACGGATTTGATGCGCGGCGCCACGCTCGCCAGCCTCGCAGACAAGGTACAGCGTCAAGTTGGTGCCGCCACAGCCGCAGCATCACGAATTCCCGTCATGGCGGCGACGCATGAGGGACCAGTGCAGCAGTCGTTTGCGCAAGGCCGCATGTGGTTCTTGCATCAGCTCAACCCCGACTCGACGTGGTACCTGACGCCGGTTGCCATGCGCCTGCGTGGTACACTCCGAATCGACGCTCTCGAAGCTGCATTGAACGCCATCGAGGAGCGACATGAAACGCTGCGCACGACCTTTGAGGACAAGGATGGTCTTGCCATCCAGGTGGTTCATCCTATGCGCCACAAGAAGCTCCGAATTGTGGACG
Proteins encoded in this region:
- a CDS encoding isotrichodermin C-15 hydroxylase — encoded protein: MSRLDLIHDLRSFAFGQPFWHYVWFALFLTTCYYLATTVYCVYFHPLAKYPGPRLYAASQIPYAVVFAFGDGHNTIARLHREYGKVVRIAPDRLSFSSPDSWNEIMGHQKKDRNREHGKTPNFYDPLSIPGTDREAHARQRRILAVGFSASYIVEQESIIHYYVGLLMNRLKENGQDGTKPLNMVNWFNWTTFDIVGDLAFGESFGCLETGVYHPWVSLMFTHVKLGAWNYAIAQFPTFSKIIRSFVPKSMTKKVEEHHAYTRDLVDRRLETDSSRLDLFRAMAHPRDGLSMSKEEIYSNTGTLVEAGSETTSTALSGVLFHLLKSPEAMKKVKDEIRGTFKSEDEITYVSVQNLEYLSACVREGLRIYPPIPSTVPRITPKDGSIIFGEWVPPDTKLDIWQFPLSRNEKFFKDADKYVPERWLGDPRYQSDCREASQPFSVGPRDCLGKNIANGEMRIILSRLLWNFDVRLADDSVDWDQGQKVYIIWLKSPLNVYLTPVKRS